Below is a window of Ctenopharyngodon idella isolate HZGC_01 chromosome 7, HZGC01, whole genome shotgun sequence DNA.
TAACTCCATTACTACTAATTATTTCTATaggttgaaggggtggattctggaatccactgccgcttcaaTTCATATATTTTGagttattaattaacatttatctttctaaatattaaattatttgaatgacttcttcaacttatgttaaagcatttattttccttttcaaacactagaaaataattttgaatattgtctgtacctctcactgagagaaaagtacaacttatcagtatgttttgagaAACTTATAGTTGGTGCCTGGGTCAACTTCAGCCTTGAAGAAGTTGTGAATCATGTGTTGTTTCATGTGTTGTTCTGTGTGTAGGTCCTGTATTGGTATCAATGGACAGCTGGAATTCGGCCAGAGACCTGAAGACGCCATGTCATGACCCAACAGGACATCCAGTACCTAAATCCAGGGTCCCCTCGTCAGCATCCTGACgaatggagatatgcttctgactatctgtccatgtgtggaagattCCTAATcttgtctatttttcttagccaatcagaatcgttTAACCTaagtaatgacgtagttagtggtctctgttagagtataattgttgtggaaatgtgaatgtacgcagagTGGCCTATGAACTCCTTGTGAGACctgaagctggcttctgctgatgaaactgcaaactattctttattaaaattttcttcaatttatttttttaaactctgactCCGGGTCTTCATTCATCAAatctggtcttttgggtctttaactgtatAATTCTAAAGGTAAATGTAGATTTTTATTAAGACAGAAACACAATCAACCATTATTCTTCATATCTTTATGTTGTAAGCTGTTGGGAaactttttcaaacaaaattagCCTTTTCAAACTGCAATACCTCCCCACAGCAGACCACAAACCTGGTTTACAAAGAGGAAGTGTTTATGTTTATGGTTGTTAACCAGATGTTGAGTCAAGTGATGAGAAGCAAACATTTTTCTTCCTAAAGAGGATGTGGAAATATTTCAAAAGATGCCTTGCACAAACTTTACAGTTGTACATAATAATCTGAAATCTGAAACACAAAAATTTCACCATTTAACAGACCCTCATTTCAAAAGAAGAGGACCTTGAGCAAACCTTTCAATATAGGAGAAGGCTGATTGCTGACACACAAACTATAAGATAGACAAAGAGCATTGTTATGTATTTCTTTTATTCAGTTGTGTGTTTAGAACATTCCATCTCTATGCCAAACTACCTAAAAGTTGCAACCCTCAAATGATTTAAAAACTGTGCATTAAAAACAGCCTCAACTCTAAGGGTTTATAAAATGATGCTAATCACATCACATAAACTGAATCTGTAAAGTATTTAGTCCTCCATTGAATACTGAAATTGTCATTTTTCAAAGTTTTCCAAGTTTGATAACACAAAGACAAATTTTTGTTCCATTCTGAAAAAAGAAACATGTATACATACAAACTATACATGCATTTCCTTATCAATGTTATTCAAAGCAGACAGCAATTTcatcctgtgatgacaaagctttcaaaatgttattgttttaaatgaattaataagaGAAGGCAGGACTGCAGTAGAGTCTGTTAACACGCAGAATATCATTTGAACTCATCTTCTCAGCTCGGCCAATAGACACGCTACTGTCAGGAATAGGGATGATGGTTGGCTCTCTGTTCTTGGAGAAGGCAAACCTGAAaccacacaaatacacacacactccagtATCAAACACATTCCAGAGGCACACTTGTTACAACCAgtttttcagctgtttttggGGTATAAACTGCAGAAAAACTTGCCTTCCATAGTGCATTACAGAGTTGTAGTCATAGGCAGTCTCCAGGTTGTTAGTCTTGATTTTGTCAAAGTTTTGCTCCTGCCCTATTACAGTGAATAGCAACCAAAAAGGAACAATATTCAGTCATATTAAAAATCAGTAAATACTCTAATCTCCTATTTCTGCTTAAAAACTCCATAGCACAAACTTTAGTGACTTTTAGCTGCATTTAACAGCAAAAGCTTCTCCACACTCATTGAGAAGATTTGCAACTACAGTGTAAAGGGTTTAGAACACAACCAGTGTACCAATCAGATGTACCAggaaagatgtttttaaaaaggatTTGGACATGATTGTCACGATCACTGCGGTTGTGTTCATGGTGAAAGCCCAGTGTGTGAAGCAGCTCATGCTGCACTATATTCAGGGAGATGCATCCAGCACGGTCCAGAGACACAGTCTGACCTCCGATGCGACGGCCAACAAAAGAGTAGCACCTATGGATAACACATAATGGAAGAATTCAAACATTACTTATAGAATTCAGTATGAGTACAGTTCTCCTGAAGGAACCtgtatttacagtatgtatCTTGCTCATGCCTCCTTTTACGTATTAACCAGCAGCAAACTTCTGATTACAAAACCTAGAGCTTCACCCAATTCACCACACCATGCAGCCTTAACATTTACATTACTGACATAAAATCATACTATGTAAAGCTTTTGTTCAATTAAATGTAGTTGATTTTAACTCATTGATCGACTCCAAAAGCATCATTGCTAATTTTCTGGTTTTAAACCCATGTGAACATTAGCCATTCTCAGTACTCTAAACAGATTTGATCTGAGGGGTACAAAGCATGTGGCCATTGTTCCTGCGCTAGACAGTTGTAGGCTAGCATAATAATTTGATTTCATgtaacatttgcattttaaacaatattgtgTTGAGTCTATCAGTAAATAAGTCTGCAAGTTTAAATACATCTTaaatcttaattaaaaatgaatacaaagCTCCAATTTATAATACAGTAAATTTTTAAattccccctgtagtcaataattttatcccttaaaacttatctttgatcaccaaaattacatatttaaacgttttttccttgaaaaaaaacatcttaatgccttaaaatagcttgaatgtaactctacacccttgcctcatttaatatacatggtcctatgaatatgataattagccccgcctccactcactcgcacgagctcagacgATCCACTCTgccaacttactgaggtaaacactgcacagttgtatcgctttttacaatgtcggacacataacggtaattattacgattagcgttttgcttgattatgttatcaaacagctaataatgtgttgctaatgctaCACAAGCcattctaacaatcagtatccttagaaacgctttgaacgaCTCAGAACGTCTGTGGAgaaaaggcatatagttcatcataacatcgtaatatgcatTATACACCATACTATATTTCTAAATCTACACGATTTCTCAtctcaacagaaaaatatacactaccagtcaaaagtttggttacattactattttaatgtttttgaacgaagtctcgtATGCaaattaaggctgcatttatttcataataaatacagaaaaaacaataatattgtgaaatattattacaatttaaaattatcgttttctattttaatatactataaaatataatttatttactgtggtgcaaagctgaattgtcagcatcattactccagtctttagtgtcacatgatccttcagaaatcattgtaatatgctgatttattatcaatgttggaaacagttgtgctgcttaatattattttataacctgtggtactttttcaggattctttgatgaataaaaagttaaaacatatcagcatttatttaaaatagaaatcttttgtaacaatatgcactaccgttcaaaagtttggggtcagtaattttttttttctttctttttttttgaaagaaattaatacttttattcagcacggatgtgttaaattgataaaaagtgatttatattgatttatattgttagaaaagatttatattttgaataaatgctgttctttttaaccgtttatttatcaatgaatcctgaaaaaagtatcacaggttccaaaaaaatattaagcaacagaacattttcaacattgataataactgagtatcaaatcagcatattaaaatgatttctgaaggatcatgtgacactgaagactggagtaatgatgctgaaaattcagctttgcatcacagaaataaattatattttaaagtatattaaaagaaaaaaaaaacaattttaaattataataatatttcacaatattattgttttttctgtatttattattaaataaatgcagccttaatgagcataagagacttcgttcaaaaacattaaaaatagtaatgtttccaaacttttgactgttgGTGTACcaggataaccttcttttgaaactcatatgctaaagcccgctggcacattgacgtgattggttagtttgtgacgtcataaacaccagtgatttcaaaccgcgggtttgagactgtctttggtttaatGCGTAAATACTCAGCAATAGTGTTGACTTGTGAATTTGcccatggtttgtcttaaagggttagttcacccaaaaatgaaaataatgtcatttattactcaccctcatgccattccacacccgtaagacctttgttaatcttcggaacgcaaattgagatatttttgttgaaatccgatggctccgtgaggcctgcatagggagcaatgacatttcctctctcaagatccataaaggtactaaaaacatatttaaatcagttcatgtgagtacagtggttcaatattaatattataaagcgacgagaatatttttggtgcgccaaaaaaaacaaaataacaacttatatagtgatggccgatttcaaaacactgcttcatgaagcttcggagcataatgaatcagcgtgtcgaatcatgattcagatcgcgtgtcaaactgccaaactgctgaaatcacgtgactttggcgctccgaaccgctgattcgacacgctgattcattatgctccgaagcttcctgaagcagtgtttttaaatcggccatcactaaataagtcgttattttggtttttttggcgcaccaaaaatattctcgacgcttcataatattaatattgaaccactgtacgcacatgaactgatttaaatatgtttttagtaccctccctatgcaggcctcacggagccatcagatttcaacaaaaatatctcaatttgcgttccgaagatcaacgaaggtcttacgggtgtggaatggcatgagggtgagtaattaatgacagaattttcattttttgggtgaactaaccctttaaagcattgtaaaaacaccagatagacatatgaacaacattaaaaactggattttcaccacagggggactttaagcaCAAATATAGAGCAACAGCAATTGTGTTATAAATGAAAATCTTGATTTTTACCCTGAATTAGACTCTATGTTGATATAGTCCCTCTGATTTGTGCGAGGCATGAAGCGAATGCAGGTCGATTTTTCAAAAGATCTCAAGCCTTGAAAAATTACATCCTTCTCCCGGGAGGCTGTTGGAGAGTTCAGATATTAAAAATGGCTTGAACAGTTATGATGTAGTACAAGGTTTTAAGTGAGCTAAGAGCCATCACTCACAGTATTCATCAGAGATGACATAGGGCACAAGGACTTGTCCGTTTTTGCTTCTTTGCCATTTGCACCCACGAGCTGTGCATGGACCAGCAATTTCTAAGCCTGCTGCTACAGCGATGTCTCCAAACATGATTGAGGGCTCATTCAGTCCCTGTCCTGTATGGCATAAAGCACAGAAATTCACTCAACATGCTAATTCTGGGAACATCATAATGAGCTTGTGCCTCATCAAGGatagttaataatattatttcctTTCTTTCCTCTCTTTATTGTTGATCAATGTCCTCTCTTTATTGAgctgctgaaataaaaaaaataataataataaaacacattttataaatagcATGTCTACTTACCTGCATGTCTGTTGGTCCTTTCAATTACAGCTGTCACTGATATATCATTTTGTCCACTGTTGTTATCTGAGAACCGGTGTTAGTTTATTGAAGCattaataaaacagtaaaatataaagattttaatTATACTGCACATGGCAATTAGTCATATtactgaaaataatttcttaccAATCTCTTCAGAGCTCTTTTCAAAGATGTCCTGTTTACGcataaacattttgaacataTGATGGTTAGAATCCCCTAAATAAAAAAGTTCACAGTTCATTTAACCTATTAGTGACATGTCTGTTCTTACCTCAATATAACGACTCTGGGCTTGAAAAGAGCTCAGCAGAAGACAGATGGCCACCACCAACAGAAACATCATGAGAGCTCCCAGAAAAGCTGTTCTGGAATATATATACAGATTTTATAATGGAAAAGTAAATATATCAGACttagtttctttctttctttctctctcattctctctctctctctcaattcaagtgtgctttattggcatgacaaaaactatacatttGTATTGCCAAAGCAATTGCAGCTGGGCTGCTTACAAATAGTGCATATATgtattaacagaaaaaaaagaataataatagtaataataatataaaaaagtattaaGCATGTAGTGCAGAATGAATTACTAATGTATGTAAGTATATAAACTAgaaaagagggggaaaaaaagatgagGGATTAGACATATTTACAGAAGCAAAAtgttatctctctctctctctctttctctgtaaaTGGAGATTTGCAACCTGACAACCTAACATCTTACAAAAAACCTGGATTCTGCTTTTCAAACTGCCAGTAGGTTTTGAACAAAATGCTTCCATGAGAAAAGAGATGAGAAAAAGTTAAGTCCTTAAATAGATACATCAAAagtaactttttaaatatacttactGCTGAGCATCTCCATAAGTTACATGTACCTATAGGCCTATATGTGCATTATGATTGTTCAAATGATCTATCAATTAGATTTTTATAAATCACTTTTACATTCTGAAATGTAAACTGAAATATCCTCTGATTCACCCCCGTTACAAACATTTCTGTATATCTCTTATCCCTGTTGAGTAAGAGATCAAAAGAAGACACTCACCTCACATTGGTGTAAATATTCAGAATGAATCCAGCTTTCTGCTTAGTCTCTTAAATGCTCGTCATTAAAATTTAATTCCACCACCTGTCAAATAAGAATTTACAGACAATCTCAGACGATTTATGAAACCACTTAATGATTCAGAGATGTACAGACACACAGTTCTGTCTGATGAAAGAGTAGCTTGAGCGCCAGACTTATAACACAGCATTAACCTATTTAGCCCCATACTGAATTAAAATGATATGCACATTTCaactttataaagaaaaaaaaatccttcagCTAAGATTTTAGCTGTTGTCTGTTTTCAGAAATCATGTAAAGAATGTAAACAGAAACATGAAATGATGAATGTGAATatgaaatttaaattcaaatgtatattctgtcatgaaaatGGCAAAGTTTAAAGCTACTTCGAGCTGGGTCATATTGTAGTAGCGCATTTATGCGGCACTGCCACTTTGGAGCAGACACAGATTTACCAAAGGGCAGTCTTACCTTGACTATGTATTAAAGATAacctaaaatataattaaaattactcTCATTTGATAAGTTCATAATACTTTAACTTTACTAGAGTAGAGAGAGTTCGGCAGTTTTACTAGAGAACTCGGCAAGGCAGCAGGGACCCACACAACTCATATGGGCCTACTTTTCTTGCATACAGGTACAGCTGTGTCTGTTAATGTGATGTAACCGTGCGCCACCTGCCGGATAATGAGGAAAAAGCGCCCAGTCCCAGTCAGGTGATCAATGTAGACGAGTAACCTCATCACGTGGTAAGTCAGTGTTGCCATGTCCGCTTTTTATAAGCGACTTTGTTcttgcttttttcattttttattaactcGCTTATAAATAGAGGAAATGGGCTGCGTTTTTTAGCAATTAAGAATAAAGTGACGTATCGGGTATTACTTGCCCCAGATACTACACGAAAGTATGGCCAACCAATAATAACAGTTGTCACCTGCCGTTTTAGCAGTTTTCTacataatcatgattaatcacctggttttgtttttgctttctgCAGCCCCTCACTTACCCACAGGTGTGTGGGCGCACGCGAGAGAATGTAAATTGATTTCATAGGTAGTTGTAGGCCAGTTGTAGGctgaatgctgtattttttgtaaattatttaataagatCAGTGAAATTTTGTACATCGGCGGTACAAAAACTGAAATcaattttttaggtctattgtTCGTGAGGAAAATTCCTTATTTTAGGCTTAGATTGTAATGCTAattttattttgggtttttcaTTTAGCGAAATCTGGCAACACTGTTTTGCGCGTATCACCAGCGGACCTTCTCTGTCAAGGAGGGGGACGTTTCGGATTGTCTTGGTAATGGCGGACACATGTGGCCAAGTCCTCCTTGGGTCTGGACTAACAGTCCTTTCCCACCCTCTTATGTACATCAAGGTTTTAGTTCAGGTAAGATTCACACAAtaatgacagcagcagcaaGTTCACGACTGCACATGCGCTGTTGTCGAGCAGTTTCGATAGCATGTTGATAAATGTTAGCCAGTTGGTTTGTTAACAGTAACCTGTTCAATACATGTGGTAATATTTACTTCTGAGACATGAGCATCTTTGTGTGCAGTAGATGTGTTTACAGGGAAAAAGGTGTTGATTCTCATTGTGTTGTTATTGGTTGTTCTACCAGGGTTATTGACCGCTGTCTAATGTCTTGAGTTAATTCTCTGAAAGGTCAACCTGTAAGGTCTGtcagaaatcatttttataGCAATTGTAGCATATATAGCAACAACTCGTACTATTCTAATGTATAATCTTATGCCCCCTGAAAACAATGAGAGCAGCATATTCACACCAGTGTCTGGTGTCATTCAGTGTTGTGGGTGGTAAAGCACGTCTGTCTTTCTGGCTATTGATTAAGTTTACTGCAGgttgttttggtttttattaacattaaggCAGTGTGCTCTACATTTACACTGTATTGCAGTCTGATAACAAATGTATCTACAGTGTAGTAGGCTAACACAGATGTCACcccatttgttttttgtatgaAAGTAAATTGATTCTGCAAAATAATgcaagcttttttatttttgtaatcttAATGAGGTTTATACCTCATTCATTTCACTTTGTTTACTTCTGATATATATTGACAGGTTTTcacagtaatattataaaagtttGCCTTTCTTCCAGTTCAGATATTGTGTAATATAACAATACTGCAAGAAGGGGCCTTGTGTCTACATATGCTTACTTTCAGGGACAATAAAACGTATTGTGAATCAATTTCACACCCGTCTTTAATGGCACACTAACTTATTTATATCTTTGCAAATACAGGTTGGACATGAACCTCTTCCTCCTACTCTAGGCAGGAATATGTTTGGTCGACAAGTGTACCAGCTTCCAGG
It encodes the following:
- the c6ast1 gene encoding six-cysteine containing astacin protease 1, giving the protein MMFLLVVAICLLLSSFQAQSRYIEDIFEKSSEEIDNNSGQNDISVTAVIERTNRHAGQGLNEPSIMFGDIAVAAGLEIAGPCTARGCKWQRSKNGQVLVPYVISDEYSSREKDVIFQGLRSFEKSTCIRFMPRTNQRDYINIESNSGCYSFVGRRIGGQTVSLDRAGCISLNIVQHELLHTLGFHHEHNRSDRDNHVQILFKNIFPGQEQNFDKIKTNNLETAYDYNSVMHYGRFAFSKNREPTIIPIPDSSVSIGRAEKMSSNDILRVNRLYCS